TGTGGCCGGACAACCTGCGCCAGTTGGCGATCAACCACGGCCTGGATGACAAGGTCCCCGACTGGCCGCGCTGGCAGTTCGGCAAGGGCTGCCTGTCCGACCAGCTCCTGGGCCAGTGGTATGCCGAGATGCTGGGCCTGGGCAAGCTCTACAACCCCGCCTACCTGCGGCAGGCCCTGCAGGCCATCTTCCGGTACAACTGGCGGCCGGACCTGACCGACCACTTCTGCTCCCTGCGGGTGTACGCGCTCAATGAGGAGGCGGGGCTGCTGATCGGCTCGTGGCCGCGCGGCGAGCGTCCCGGCTATGCCTTCTGGTTCGCCGATGAGGTATGGTGCGGGATCGAGTACCAGGTCGCCAGCCACCTGATCTACGAGGGCTTCGTCGCCGAGGGCCTGGCTATCGTCAAGGGCGTGCGCGACCGCCACACCGGCCAGCAGCGCAACCCGTGGAACGAGTTCGAGTGCGGCCACCACTACGCGCGGTCGCTGGCCAGCTATGCGCTGCTGACCGCGCTGTCGGGCTTCTCGTACTCCGCCCCCGAGCAGCGCCTCGGCATGGCCCCCCGGGTCAGCGCCGACGACTTCCGCACGTTCTTCTCGGTGGCCAGCGGCTGGGGCAGTTATGGGCAGAAGGTGTCCGGCAAGAAGGCGCGGATCTCAGTGCAGGTAGCGCAAGGGAGCCTGACGCTGCGGACGCTCCAGACGGCCCTGGAGGCCGGGGGGAAGGCGAAGGCGCGCCTGGACGACGAGCCGGTCGCGGTAGCGCTCGAGCCGTCCGCCGAGGGCTTGCGCCTGACGTTCGCCGAGCCGGTGACGGTGCAAGCCGGGCAGACGCTGCGGGTGACAGTAGCGCAAGGGCGGTAGGCACCAAGGGGGATGTTGCCGTTGCCGTTGCCGTTGCCGTTGCCGTTGCCGTTCCCCCTCCCTTCAGGGAGGGGGCAGGGGGTAGGACGCCGTTGCCGTTTCTCACGGCCTCCTACCCCCGCGCCTCCGGCGCGACCCCTCCCTGAAGGGAGGGGCAGAACGACGTGGCCGTTACCCCGCCGTGCCCTCCTCCCCCCGCGTCGCCGCGTGCTTGACGAGATACAACAGGCTCCACCCCGCCGCCAGGGCCAGTGCGCCGTAGGCGAAGATCGCCAGCGCCACGTGGACATGCAGCCACAGCTTGCTCTGCAGCGCCGGCGGCAGCGGGTCGTGCCCCTTGTGCGGGAAGTACAGATAGCCGTACATGGACACCAGCAACGCCAGGGGCAGCGTGCCCAGCAGGGCCAGGCGCTGCCGGCGCAGGCCCGCCACCACCCCACAGAGCATGATCCCCCACACGAACCACAGCGAGAAGTCGTAGCCGCTGCTGAAGGTCAGGCGCCCGGCCGCGATGGTGCGCAGGACCAGGACCAGGGTGTTGCCAAGCAGCCCGGCGACCGCCAGCCCAAAGCCGGCCGTCAAGGCCCGCCGCCGGCCGCCGATCGCCCCCGACAGCGTGACCAGCAGCGCCGCGAGCGTGCACAGGAAGAAGGCCACGGTGATGACGGCCTCGGCCGAGGAGACGCCGGCGAAGCCGCCCAGCAGGCGCCCGGTCGGGCTGGGCCGGGCCACGCCGTAGGAGTGCAGACTGCGCAGGAAGTTGACCCCGGCGAAGGTGAAGAGCACGGCGATGAAGCCCAGCAGCACGATGCGGGCCGAGGTCCGTCCCGTCCAGTTGCGCTGCCGCCGCCCGTGCAGATAGCCGGCGTAGATCAGCCACGTCACCAGCGAGGCGGTCTCCTTCGGGTCCCAGCTCCACCAGCGCTGCCACACATACTGCGCCCACACCGCGCCGGTGATGATGACCAGCGTGAGCAGGGGGAAGCCGAAGGCCACCGCGCGGTAGATGCTCTGGTCCATCTGCTCCAGCGGGGGCAGCGCCTCGCTCATGCGCCGCCACAGTCCCGGCCGTCCCTCAGTCACGTGCCGCCTCCTCTCCGGCGTCAGGCGTGCCGCCGACTGCGACCAGCAGGGCCGTCCACAGGCGCTCCTGGCCCTCACCCAGACCGCCGGTGCGCCCGTAAGTCGCGAGCGTCAGCCGCGTATGCCCCGCAT
This window of the bacterium genome carries:
- the ccsA gene encoding cytochrome c biogenesis protein CcsA, whose translation is MTEGRPGLWRRMSEALPPLEQMDQSIYRAVAFGFPLLTLVIITGAVWAQYVWQRWWSWDPKETASLVTWLIYAGYLHGRRQRNWTGRTSARIVLLGFIAVLFTFAGVNFLRSLHSYGVARPSPTGRLLGGFAGVSSAEAVITVAFFLCTLAALLVTLSGAIGGRRRALTAGFGLAVAGLLGNTLVLVLRTIAAGRLTFSSGYDFSLWFVWGIMLCGVVAGLRRQRLALLGTLPLALLVSMYGYLYFPHKGHDPLPPALQSKLWLHVHVALAIFAYGALALAAGWSLLYLVKHAATRGEEGTAG